CGCGGCCGGGGTCACCAAGCTCAACACCGAGATAGCCACGGTGCTGGACCTGGGCGCCGCCCACGGCACCGACGCACTGCAAGCGGCGCTGGAACGTGCGGTGGCGTTCGGGAGGTGGCGTTCCGACGACGTCCGGTCGATCCTGGCCACCAACGGACACGCACCCCGACCCACCCCGGCCGGGCAGGCGCTGGTGATGACCCTGCCCACCGTCCCGACCCGAACGCTGGACGCCTACCGGATCAATCCCGACGCCCGACCAGCCGCAGGACCGCTCCTGGACGAAGCCGTGGACGGCGGTGACGTGTCGTGACCGCCACGACCCCGCCGCCGCTGGCCACCGACCTGAACGACGGACTGAAGCGGCTCAAGATGGCCGCGATGCGCCGCCTGGCACCCGAGCTGCTCCTCACCGCGAAGACCCAACGCTGGAACCCCGAGGAGTTCCTCCGCACCCTCATCGAGGCCGAGATCGCCTCACGTGATGAGTCCAACCGGCGTACCCGGATGCGACAAGCCGGCTTCCCGGTCACCAAACGACTCGAGGAGTTCGACGTCGCCGCATCCTCGATCCCACCGGCCACGTTCGACTACCTCGCCAGCCTGGAGTGGATCCGCGCCGCCGAGAACGTGTGCCTGATCGGGCCCGCCGGGACGGGGAAGTCACACACCCTGATCGCACTCGGGATCGCGGCAGTCGAAACAGGTCACCGGGTCCGTTACTTCA
This sequence is a window from Nocardioides sp. S5. Protein-coding genes within it:
- the istB gene encoding IS21-like element helper ATPase IstB, whose protein sequence is MTATTPPPLATDLNDGLKRLKMAAMRRLAPELLLTAKTQRWNPEEFLRTLIEAEIASRDESNRRTRMRQAGFPVTKRLEEFDVAASSIPPATFDYLASLEWIRAAENVCLIGPAGTGKSHTLIALGIAAVETGHRVRYFTAAELVETLYRGLADNSVGKVIENLLRHDLLLVDELGFAPLDDTGAQLLFRFVAAAYERRSLGIASHWPFESWGRFLPEHTTAVSMLDRLLHHCHTVVTDGDSYRMKQARANGGTRLKSN